A single genomic interval of Pectinophora gossypiella chromosome 22, ilPecGoss1.1, whole genome shotgun sequence harbors:
- the LOC126377183 gene encoding uncharacterized protein LOC126377183 codes for MVKSKCIMAKILVLLPFLCFASAQYTASNLVKNIYNECLSQYSVECVKPRALQWMSLVANDDEIKITENLSIVKTAEVEEAEADPRLAKDPAYEIFDAIDRFLDTHSVRVKVPEEITKSAASEYVPRSLLKDLPSELDMPLDGEEDAQVFEGRKKKIKLPKPLRIKSKHGFIKKVLLPFLLGLKFKASVLVPLALALIALKTWKALTLGLISLVLSGAMVIFKFTKPKVVNYEVIHYPQHHVEHHVDHHAPAWDAHGPYQARSYEDAHDAHEIAYSAQI; via the exons atggtgaagtCAAAGTGCATCATGGCTAAAATATTAGTGCTTCTACCGTTCCTGTGTTTCGCGAGTGCACAGTACACAGCCTCAAATCTAGTAAAGAACATTTACAATGAATGCCTAAGTCAGTATTCGGTGGAATGTGTGAAACCCAGAGCGTTGCAGTGGATGTCGCTGGTAGCCAACGATGACGAGATCAAGATCACTGAAAACCTTTCGATCGTGAAGACTGCTGAAGTTGAAGAAGCCGAGGCGGACCCTAGGCTTGCAAAGGACCCTGCTTATGAAATCTTCGACGCAATAGACCGTTTCCTAGATACGCATTCGGTTAGAGTGAAAGTGCCTGAGGAGATTACAAAGAGTGCTGCTTCAGAATATGTGCCCAGGTCCCTGCTAAAGGACTTGCCTTCTGAATTGGATATGCCTTTGGATGGTGAAGAAGATGCCCAGGTCTTCGAAGGCAGGAAGAAGAAAATCAAGCTGCCTAAGCCTTTGAGAATCAAGAGCA AGCACGGTTTCATTAAGAAGGTTCTCCTGCCATTCCTCCTCGGTCTGAAATTCAAGGCTTCCGTTCTGGTTCCGCTGGCGTTGGCTTTGATCGCTCTCAAGACCTGGAAGGCTTTGACGCTTGGTCTCATCTCCCTTGTTTTATCAG GTGCCATGGTAATCTTCAAGTTCACAAAGCCCAAGGTAGTGAACTATGAAGTGATCCACTACCCTCAACACCACGTGGAGCACCACGTTGACCATCACGCCCCAGCGTGGGACGCCCACGGCCCATACCAAGCCCGATCATACGAGGACGCCCATGACGCCCACGAAATCGCTTACTCCGCCCAGATCTAA